Proteins from a genomic interval of Maniola hyperantus chromosome 1, iAphHyp1.2, whole genome shotgun sequence:
- the Fis1 gene encoding mitochondrial fission 1 protein, giving the protein MEDVLDEVVSSEDLQKFEKIFHEQLHQGNVTHKAQFEYAWCLVRSRYPTDIRKGILLLKELFNSHSEGKRDYLFYLAIGNARIKEYNKALHYVKAFLEIEPANQQVLALERQINKRMEKEGLLGMAVAGGAVLAIGGLVGLGIALASSKK; this is encoded by the exons ATGGAAGACGTGTTAGACGAAGTAGTTTCTTCGGAAGATTTGCAA AAATTCGAGAAGATTTTTCATGAGCAACTGCATCAAGGCAACGTCACACACAAAGCTCAGTTCGAATACGCATGGTGCCTGGTACGAAGCAGATACCCAACTGATATAAGGAAG GGTATACTGCTATTAAAAGAGTTATTCAATTCCCATTCAGAGGGCAAAAGGGACTACCTTTTCTATCTTGCTATCGGCAATGCTAGGATAAAGGAGTACAATAAAGCTCTGCATTATGTGAAGGCATTCCTTGAGATCGAGCCCGCTAACCAACAGGTCCTCGCACTAGAG CGCCAGATCAACAAGCGCATGGAGAAGGAGGGCCTGCTGGGGATGGCGGTGGCGGGCGGCGCCGTGCTCGCCATCGGCGGGCTGGTGGGGCTCGGCATCGCGCTGGCTTCCAGCAAGAAATAG